The Nakamurella antarctica genomic interval ACGATTGTTCCGGCGAATCCCCAATTTGCCTAACCCGGCATTGGGGGCTGCTGTGCCTGTTGGGTGCCATGAGTTCGGCCGGATGCTGAGACTGGGAATCTGGCACGCCGATGGCAAGGGTTCCGTCCGGCCCTTTTGGGGTGGGGGAGTTTGCGCGCGCTCGGATTAAGTCCTTGCGGCGAGCGGGCGACAGTGCCGAAGTTCAAGGTGTACTAGTCGACCGCTGGCGGTGGTTAGAAGGGTTTCGGCTATTCGACCTCCCCAGCTCGTGCGGGGAAGCGGATCTTCAGGGACTGCCGGCTGCGGCGTGAATGGACGAGCAAGGCGCCCCCAGGCAGGCGCGACGGCAACGAGGGGCAAGGCGGATATTTGGTCACAGAACGGAGTTTTCGCTGCGTGCAAACAGGTGATGAATCGGCTGAATTGGTGATGGCCCCGTGCCTCCTTCGTGCTAAGTTTCTGTGAGATCGCGGCTACTGGAGGCGCGGAAGTGCCGGTTGGGTGGGTTCGATGAGTCGATTACCGGTGATTTTCGCGTGGGCGCTAGGTCTTGTGCTGGCAATGGCCCCGGCGGCGCACGGATCCGTCATTGAAGCGCCCGTGGCAGGCCAGATCCAAAATTTCCTTGGTATTTCTGCTGCTCCGGGCGATGTGTCGTTGTCGTGTGTGGGGGTGGATGCTACGAAGTGCGATTCTGATGGTGATCGGATCACTGATGTTGTTGAGCGTCAGGTGTGCGGTACTGCGACGTGTTTGACGCCGGGGCAGGACAGTGATGGGGATGGTGTTCCTGATTGGGTGGAGCTGCGGGCGTGCGGCACGGCGACGTGTGCTGACCCGAAGGCTGACGCTGACGCCGATGGCATTCCTGATTATGTGGAACAGATCATCTGTGGGAGCGCTAGTTGTGAGGGCGGTTCCTCTGATGCTGACGCCGACGGTATCCCCGATTGGGTGGAGGTGTTGATCTGCGGCGACGTGACTTGCGCTGTGGGGTCTGAGGACTTCAACGCCGACGGGGTTGCTGATGCGAAGCAGCTGAAAAAACTGTTTGATGACACCGCTGCAGCGGCCGCCGCCGCGCAGGCTCGTGGTGATGGGGGTGGTGGTGTTGCTGCCAGCGGCGGCGGTGTGGTGAGACCTGTGGGTGTGCTTGCGGTTCCGGTGGGGGGTGCGTTGCCGGTGACGGGTGTGAATGTGGCGGTGTGGGTGGTTTTGGCTGGGGTGTTGTTGTTGCTGGGTGCTGGGTTGTTGGCGGTGTCTCGGCGCCGCCGGCCTGACGGTGGGCCAAACGGCTCTGCGGGTGCTGGTGCTGGTTCTGCGTCTTCTGATGAAATGGGTTCGATCTGATGCGGGCAGCTTCGGGGTTTGTGGGCGCTCGTGTGCGTGTGGGTGGGATGCGCGGTGTGTTGGCGGGGGTGGTTGCTGTTGCGTTGGCTGTTTCTGCTGTCGCTCCGGCGCAGGCGTTCCCCATTCCGGTCGTTGATTACGCCGGTATCGCAGCCCAAGCCGTGAAGGAACGGACAGCGGCGGCGGGTGTGGTGACGTTGGCGAAGGTGCGGGCCGCGGCGGCTGCGAACATCCGAACCACCACCGCTGATCCGGCTGGCACCGACCCCACTGGCACCGGTCCTGCTGGTACGGATCCTGCAACCCTCGGCAGTCCCGGTAGCTCTGGCACCGGCGGTGTGGGTGGGGATGTGGTTGTTGGTTCCGGTCGGGTCACCGCGGGGTCTGGTGACATGGTGTCTGCTGATGCGGTGGGTGCGTCGATCGTTTTTGGTGGTGAGAAAACCGCAGGTGTGTTGGCCGTTGATGTTGCGCAGTTGCCGGCGACGGTTTCGGCGGCTGCGGCTATTGCGGTGGATGGTGTTGCGGTGTCAGCGCCGGTGGAAGTTACTGCCACTGATAGTGCTGGGGTGGGGGTGACGCGGTTTGAGGCTGCGGTAACGACGGTGAAAGTCCCTGACGGCCCGGTGATTGTGACGTCGGTGGACCCAGGTGTCACTGTCACCTTCGACGTGGATAAAACACAGTTGGCCGCGGCTGGGGTGGACCCCGCGACGGCGCGGATCTTCACCCGCGAAAACACCGGCGACCCGTGGATTGCGTTGGCGTCCCGGTTTGATGCGGGGTCGGGGGCTGCGGGGTCGGGCAGGGTGGTGGGGGAGTCTGCGCATTTGTCGCAGTTCGTGGTGATCGGTTTCCCGTTCGTTGCCCCTGTTGGGCCGTCGATTGTGTTGGACCCTGATGATGGTGTGGCGAACACGACTTCACCGGGTGTGGTGGCGTCGGAGTTGCCTTACAACATTGCGTTGTCCAAGGCCGTGCAGGTGTTGTTGGAGCAGCAGTGTTTAGCGACGGTGACGCTCACCCGCGATGACCCGAACACGAGGGTGGTGTCGGAGGCGATGCGGGCGGCTACTGCGGCGGCGGCGAATCCGGCTTTGACCGCCACGATCGCTTTCGACGCCCCGGAGGGGCATGCCTGGGGCACCAATCCGTCGCAGGGTGGGACGAAGGTTTTCAACTTCAATCGCCCCGCTGATGACGCGTTGGCCGGGAACATCATCGCTGGTCTGCCCACATACACCGGTCGCCCGGCCCAGAAGTGGAACGCCCTACCTAATGGGGTGCCGCATGCGGCGTTTGCGAATATTGCTGGCGCTTACACGCACCTTGAGGTGTTGAACTTGGACAACAATTACGACTGGGCGGTGATCAACGACCCGGCCGGGTTCCAATCGATCGCCAATAGTTTGTTCGCCTCGTTCGCGCAGTACTTGACGGGGCGGGGTTTGATTGCGGCACTCCCGCCACCACTGGTTGGCCCGCGGCGCCGTCGGATGCGGAGAAAGCCCGGTGGCGGCAGCTGGGTGTGCATAACTATCAAACGTATGGGGCCGAGCCGGTGGCGTTCACCACCGGGAACCTGATTGAGCAGCTGCCCATTTACAGCCTGCCCGGTGACAGCGGGGTGGATGTGGGGTTGACGTATAACTCCCAAGACGGCCGCCTGACCCGTAACGGTGCGGGTTGGTCGATGGGGCCGGGCGCGCATGTGCAGCGGTTCATCGACGGGTCGGTGATGATGGCCGGTGGCGACGGCGCGTCCTACGTGTTCAACCCTGATGGGGCTGGTGGTTTCACCTCGGACCCAGGGGCGAACCTTGCCTTGGCTGATACTGGCAGCGGCCGGTTAACGATGACGTCCCCGGATGGGCGGACGTGGGTTTTTGATGCCGCAGGTGTGGAAGGCATCGGGCAGCTCGCCTCATACATTGATGCCCGCGGTCACGGCTACACCCTGCAATACGGCGCCCCTTCGGCGAACGCCCAGTTCCTACCCCTAGCTTCGATCACTGACACCAACGGTCAAGTCATCACCGTCGGCTCCGACGACGCCGGTCACATCACCTCATACACGGTGCCGGGCGGGCGGGTGTGGGGTTTCACCTACAACGCGGGTGACCTCACATCCATCACCTACCCGGACGGTGGGGTGCGAACCTTCACCTACGACGGCGCCCACCAGTTGCTGACAGCCACCGACCCCCTAAATGTGCTGTATTTGGTGAACACCTACGACACCGCGGGTCGGGTCGTGGAACAACGCGACGCCCAAAACAACATCCGCCGCTTCACCTACAACGCTGGCAGCACCGTTTACACCGACAACGAAGGCAACAACACCACCTACGAATTCGACACCGCCTCCCGAGTCACCGCCATTGTCGATGCTGCTGGCGGGGTGAAACGTTTCGCCTACGACGGCGCCAACAATGTGGTGGCCTCCACCGACCAGTTGGGCCGGACCTGGAATTACACCTTCGACACCGCCGGAAACACCACCAGCATCACCCAACCCGACGGCACAGTCACGTCGTTTACGTACTCCCAGACTGGGACGGTTACTTCCAGCACTGACACCGGCGGGGTGGGCGGCGCCACCCGGACCACCACCTTCGATGTCACCTCGCAGGGTTTGGTCACCGGTGCGCATCTGCCGGATGGGTCCACAACTGCGGCGACGTTCGATGCGGCGGGGAACGTCCTGTCTCAAACTAATCCGGGTGGGGAAACCACCCTGTATGCGTGGAATTCGGTGGGGCAGTTAACGTCCAGCACCGACCCCGCCGGGAACATCACCACCCTTGGCTATGACAACGCCGGTCAAGCCGTGAGTACCACGGATGCGGCGGGGAACACGTCCACCTTCGGCTACGACCCCGCCGGGAACCTGTCCACTGTCACGGACCCGGCGGGGGCAGTCACCTCATACACGTATGACCGCAACGGTCATGTCCTGACCTCCACCGACCCCGCCGGCGGGGTCACCTCTTACACCTGGGATGTGCTGTTCCGGGTCGCTTCGGTCACCGACCCCACTGGGGCGGTAACGGGGTTTGAATACAACACCGAAGACAATTTGACCGCCACCACGGATCCGATGGGTGCGGTTACCAAATACACCCGGGATCAGCTGTATCGGGTGGTGGGTGTCACCGACCCGAACGGCAACACCTGGGGCACCGGGTTCGATGCCACCGGGCAAGTCACCAGCAGCACGGATCCGTTGGGTGCGGTGTCCACCAACACTGTGGACGCCAACGGCCGCGTCATCACAGTGACCGACCCCCGGGGTGGGGTGTGGACCACCGAATACGACACTGTCGGCCGGGTTACTGCTTCCACCGACGCCGCCGGTGGTGTCACCGGTTACATCTACGACGTGCTGGGCCGGGTGGTGAAAACCATCGACGCTGTCGGGTCGGAAATCGTTTACACCTACACAGTGAACGGGCAAATCGCCTCGGTCACAGACCCCGATGGTCGGGTCACCACCCACACCTACACCCCCACCGGGCAAGTGAAGACGGTCACGGACCCGGCGGGGCAGGTCACTTCTTACACCTACGACACCCGCGGCCACCTCGTCGCTGTGACGGATGCGTTGGGTGCGGTGAACACCTTCACCTACGACACCCTCGGGCGTTTAACTGGGTCAACGGATCCGTTGGGACGCAACAGCACCCAAACCTTCGACTCCCGCGGCCTCGTCACCGCCGCGACCGGCCCCGATGGGAACGCCACCACTTTCACCTACGACGGCGCTGGCCGAGCACTGTCGGCCACCGACCCGTTGGGCGCGGTAACGGCGCAAACCCTGGACCCCGCCGGCCGGGTCACCGCGGTGACCGACCCGATGGGCGCCGTCACCAAAACCGGGTATGACCCAGCTGGGCAACCCATCACGGCCACCGACCCCGCCGGGACCGTCACCAAATACGGCTACGACCCCGTCGGGCAACTCACCACACTCATCGAAGCAGCCACCCCCACGGGGGTTGGATCTGCGGCCGCGAATGTGACCACCACATACGGGTACGACAAAATTGGGAACCGCACCTCGGTTACTGACCCCAACGGCAACACCACCACCACCACCACCACCTTCGATGCTCTATCCCGACCCACCCAGGTGAGGAACGCCGCTGGTGTTGTCACCACCAAAAACACTTTCGACCCGGTCGGGGAAGTGCTGGTTTCGGTGGATGGCAATGGGGACACCACCACCAACACCTACACCCCCGCCGGACTTCGCACCCAACAAAAGTTCGCCAACACCGGCGCCGCACCTGGACAGGCCCCCAAGCCTGATACGACGGTGGGGTGGGAGTTCGATGCAGTAGGTCGCCCCATCGCGATGACCGACAGTGTCGGTGTCACCGGCTGGACCTACGACCCCACTGGGCAGCTCCTCACCGAAACGAACCCCACCGGCGCCACCATCACCCACGCCTACAACAAAGCTGGCCAACAAACCGCCTTGACCTACCCCACCGGTGAAACCCTCACCACCACCTTCGACGCGGCTGGGTTGCCGGTGGCGCAGAAGTCGCCGTTCGGGGAGTTGAAATACGCCTTCGACAAAGCCGGACGCCTCGTCAAAGAGGACCGTTCGAACGGGGTGGACACCACCTTCGGTTACGACAGGGCTGGTCGGGTCACCACCATCACCCACCAACTCCCCACCGACCCCACCCCCACAGCATTGGGCCCAGTTGCCCCCGGTGCGGGTGGGAACCCAGCTGGTGGGATCGCACCCGGTGACTACCTAGCCGGATGGGACATCCCGACCGCGCAAGGCCAAGTCCCGGCGGGCGGCAAAATTGTTCTCGGCTACGGATACGACACCCGCAGCAACGTCACCACCGAAACCAATACCGTCACCACCAGCGGCGCCGACCCCAAAGCTGGCCTAGCCGCGTTCCTCACCCCCACCACCGTCGCCGGGGTCGCCGCAGGCCTAGCGAAACCAGTCACGTCCAACACCCAAACCCACACCTACGACCCCCTCGACCGCCTCACCGCAACCACAACCACCACCGCCGGGGCAACAGCTGGTGGAACAGGGACAACAGGTGCGGCTGGTTCAGCTGCTGGTGCGGGTGGGGATGGGACAGCCACCTACACCTACGACCCAGCGGGGAACCGGGTTTCCGCGGTCACCACCGGAGCTGACCCCACCACCACCAACGCGACGTTCAACAACTTGAATCAAATCATTTCCTCCACCGGCACCCACACCGCCGCCTACAGCTACGACGGGGTCGGGCAGCGAACTCAGGAAACCGTCGACGGATCAACCACCAACTACGGGTGGTCCCCGCAAAACCGGCTCACCAAAATCTTGAGGGACGGCCGCACCACCGACAACACCTACGACGGAATCGGCCGGTTGCAAACCAGCACCGACACAAACACCACCGGAGCTGGGAATGCCGGCGGCGGTAATGCTGGGGCTGGTAATGCGGGAGGTGGCGTTGCCAACGGTGGTGTGGTGGGGCAGCCCACTGTGACTTCCAGTGTGTGGGATGGCCTGAGCATTCTCGCTGAAACTAACCCCGCGTCCGGGACTACCAGCATGGTTCGGGATATCACCGGCAACGTCGCTATTCAGGCCTCCACGTTGACCACCCCCGGCACCGGGGTGCGGTGGAACCTCGTCGATGCGCAAGGCTCACCCATCGCGCAAACCGTCGGGGCCACGATCACTGAACAAGCTTCTTACGGCGATTACGGGAATCAGACGTTCAACACCCCCGGGTGGAACGCAACAGTTGGATACGGCGGCGAGATCACTGATCCCACCAACGATTTGAACTCCTACTACGCCCGCCAATACGACCCTGTCACCGCTACCTGGCTCAGCCCCGACCCCTACCAGGGGTCAGCGCTGGCTTCGCAAACCCAAAACAGGTACGCGTTCGTCTCAGGGAACCCCACTACCAACACGGACTTTCTCGGGTACTGCCCACTCAATTCCAGCGACTTCACCGGCGGCCCCCGCTGCGGAGGCCAACCCAAACCGGTAAAGAATGTCAGTGTTCACAAGGACCCCCAATCAGCCGGGGACCTCTCATCAGTTCGGGTCACACCACCGCCGGTAGCGGCTCAGAGGGACCCCGACGCAACGAATATCAACGCTAGCCAGAGCCCCCGTTGGCATACTGCAGCGGCCAGAACAGCAACCGGCAACGGTAAGCGGCTCGGCGGTGGCGGCCCCGATATGAACTTCCGCCCGCAACCCATTGACAGCAGCCGCAACTCCCAACGTCACACAGGTGCTCTTTTGGTCGATGGGCAGTATCGCGTTTTCACTCCTGCAGATGTGCTGCCCAACGTCACCGACATCGCCGTTGCACGTGTGCAGTGGATGGACTGGGGCGCCTTGACGATTTCTAATGACGTTTTGATGAGCGGCAAAAGCGTTGTCTGCGTCACCACGGCAGCGTGCCGGATTGCCGCGGACTACCTTATTAAAGGCGGCACCGACCTGGAGTATGCGAAAACGTTGGCGTTAAGCGCCTGCACTATGGACCCCGACCAATGCGCTGACTACAACTTTTGGCAAATCACCGGCCTTGGCCTCACCGGCATTGCTGCCTACGTCGGTGCTGGCATG includes:
- a CDS encoding N-acetylmuramoyl-L-alanine amidase, translated to MRAASGFVGARVRVGGMRGVLAGVVAVALAVSAVAPAQAFPIPVVDYAGIAAQAVKERTAAAGVVTLAKVRAAAAANIRTTTADPAGTDPTGTGPAGTDPATLGSPGSSGTGGVGGDVVVGSGRVTAGSGDMVSADAVGASIVFGGEKTAGVLAVDVAQLPATVSAAAAIAVDGVAVSAPVEVTATDSAGVGVTRFEAAVTTVKVPDGPVIVTSVDPGVTVTFDVDKTQLAAAGVDPATARIFTRENTGDPWIALASRFDAGSGAAGSGRVVGESAHLSQFVVIGFPFVAPVGPSIVLDPDDGVANTTSPGVVASELPYNIALSKAVQVLLEQQCLATVTLTRDDPNTRVVSEAMRAATAAAANPALTATIAFDAPEGHAWGTNPSQGGTKVFNFNRPADDALAGNIIAGLPTYTGRPAQKWNALPNGVPHAAFANIAGAYTHLEVLNLDNNYDWAVINDPAGFQSIANSLFASFAQYLTGRGLIAALPPPLVGPRRRRMRRKPGGGSWVCITIKRMGPSRWRSPPGT
- a CDS encoding polymorphic toxin-type HINT domain-containing protein; the protein is MAFTTGNLIEQLPIYSLPGDSGVDVGLTYNSQDGRLTRNGAGWSMGPGAHVQRFIDGSVMMAGGDGASYVFNPDGAGGFTSDPGANLALADTGSGRLTMTSPDGRTWVFDAAGVEGIGQLASYIDARGHGYTLQYGAPSANAQFLPLASITDTNGQVITVGSDDAGHITSYTVPGGRVWGFTYNAGDLTSITYPDGGVRTFTYDGAHQLLTATDPLNVLYLVNTYDTAGRVVEQRDAQNNIRRFTYNAGSTVYTDNEGNNTTYEFDTASRVTAIVDAAGGVKRFAYDGANNVVASTDQLGRTWNYTFDTAGNTTSITQPDGTVTSFTYSQTGTVTSSTDTGGVGGATRTTTFDVTSQGLVTGAHLPDGSTTAATFDAAGNVLSQTNPGGETTLYAWNSVGQLTSSTDPAGNITTLGYDNAGQAVSTTDAAGNTSTFGYDPAGNLSTVTDPAGAVTSYTYDRNGHVLTSTDPAGGVTSYTWDVLFRVASVTDPTGAVTGFEYNTEDNLTATTDPMGAVTKYTRDQLYRVVGVTDPNGNTWGTGFDATGQVTSSTDPLGAVSTNTVDANGRVITVTDPRGGVWTTEYDTVGRVTASTDAAGGVTGYIYDVLGRVVKTIDAVGSEIVYTYTVNGQIASVTDPDGRVTTHTYTPTGQVKTVTDPAGQVTSYTYDTRGHLVAVTDALGAVNTFTYDTLGRLTGSTDPLGRNSTQTFDSRGLVTAATGPDGNATTFTYDGAGRALSATDPLGAVTAQTLDPAGRVTAVTDPMGAVTKTGYDPAGQPITATDPAGTVTKYGYDPVGQLTTLIEAATPTGVGSAAANVTTTYGYDKIGNRTSVTDPNGNTTTTTTTFDALSRPTQVRNAAGVVTTKNTFDPVGEVLVSVDGNGDTTTNTYTPAGLRTQQKFANTGAAPGQAPKPDTTVGWEFDAVGRPIAMTDSVGVTGWTYDPTGQLLTETNPTGATITHAYNKAGQQTALTYPTGETLTTTFDAAGLPVAQKSPFGELKYAFDKAGRLVKEDRSNGVDTTFGYDRAGRVTTITHQLPTDPTPTALGPVAPGAGGNPAGGIAPGDYLAGWDIPTAQGQVPAGGKIVLGYGYDTRSNVTTETNTVTTSGADPKAGLAAFLTPTTVAGVAAGLAKPVTSNTQTHTYDPLDRLTATTTTTAGATAGGTGTTGAAGSAAGAGGDGTATYTYDPAGNRVSAVTTGADPTTTNATFNNLNQIISSTGTHTAAYSYDGVGQRTQETVDGSTTNYGWSPQNRLTKILRDGRTTDNTYDGIGRLQTSTDTNTTGAGNAGGGNAGAGNAGGGVANGGVVGQPTVTSSVWDGLSILAETNPASGTTSMVRDITGNVAIQASTLTTPGTGVRWNLVDAQGSPIAQTVGATITEQASYGDYGNQTFNTPGWNATVGYGGEITDPTNDLNSYYARQYDPVTATWLSPDPYQGSALASQTQNRYAFVSGNPTTNTDFLGYCPLNSSDFTGGPRCGGQPKPVKNVSVHKDPQSAGDLSSVRVTPPPVAAQRDPDATNINASQSPRWHTAAARTATGNGKRLGGGGPDMNFRPQPIDSSRNSQRHTGALLVDGQYRVFTPADVLPNVTDIAVARVQWMDWGALTISNDVLMSGKSVVCVTTAACRIAADYLIKGGTDLEYAKTLALSACTMDPDQCADYNFWQITGLGLTGIAAYVGAGMSGRGGPSRASYCSFAGETLVLMADGSKRPIKDIKVGDYVLATDPETDEQVAKEVTHLWVHQDLLTDLILDGEVITTTEDHPFWDVTDQRFERADQLDSGDKLETASGNVVSVSRFDTNRSHIGTAYNLTVQGIHTYHVGDSEILVHNTCPPLTPNQMNSAIARGQAPKGIFRIDTAKVPNEQTHVALGPGRGAPSLNIDGTWKHGQGEVVLTNKQISWLRANGWNI
- a CDS encoding LPXTG cell wall anchor domain-containing protein, which encodes MSRLPVIFAWALGLVLAMAPAAHGSVIEAPVAGQIQNFLGISAAPGDVSLSCVGVDATKCDSDGDRITDVVERQVCGTATCLTPGQDSDGDGVPDWVELRACGTATCADPKADADADGIPDYVEQIICGSASCEGGSSDADADGIPDWVEVLICGDVTCAVGSEDFNADGVADAKQLKKLFDDTAAAAAAAQARGDGGGGVAASGGGVVRPVGVLAVPVGGALPVTGVNVAVWVVLAGVLLLLGAGLLAVSRRRRPDGGPNGSAGAGAGSASSDEMGSI